Within Nosocomiicoccus ampullae, the genomic segment AAAATATGTTTAACACTTTAAAAGAAGATGAAGCTACTTTTAAAGAAGCTTCACTATACATTAAAGAAAATAATGATATTATAAGCGAGTTAAATAAAAATCTATCTAAACTCATTACTTCACATAATAATTTAAATAAGATCATAGCAACTAAAGACGAGTCATTAAAAGATAACTTAGAAGATATGACTAACTTAACGGTTGAAAATATCACTATGGAAAATAGTTTCCCAGAACGATTAGCATTTGTACCTGATATTAACATTCCATACCCAGAAGACGGGGTAAAAGGTATTTATGTATCTGGTTATAATGCTGGAGGAGCGCAGCTAGATGAATTAATAGGATTTATGAATGAATCTGGTTTAAACTCAGTCGTTATTGACGTAAAAGGCGATTATGGTGATATTATGTTTGATATTGATACAGGAAATGAATTAATTTCAAACTTTACATTTAATTATTATGACGCTGAAGCGGTACTTAAAAAGCTTGAAGAAAACAATATATATCCAATCGCTCGTATCGTAACTTTTAAAGACACATTACTCGCTGAAGAAAAGCCAGAATGGTCATTTAAAAAATCTGATGGTACTTTATGGAAAAACGGAAACGGTGAAAGTTTTATAAATCCATTTTTAAAAGAAGTATGGGATTATAATTTAGATGTTGCCGTTGCAGCAGCAAAAGCTGGGTTTAAAGACATTCAGTTTGACTATGTAAGATTCCCCGAAGGATTTGAAACTTACAGTAACGAACTTGCTTTTGATAGCGGATCATACGATAAAAACGACCGTGTATCTGCAATACTAGACTTCGTCAATTATGCGCATGAACACCTAAAGCAATATAATGTAGATGTAAGTGTAGATTTATTTGGTTATGCTGCAATTGAAGGAGAAGCACCAGGGATTGGACAAAACTTTGGACAATTAGCTGAAGCAGCGGACGTTATGTCAGCGATGATTTACCCGAGTCACTGGAGTGAAGGTTATTTTGATGTACTCGCTCCAGATACCGAGCCATATAAAGTAATCGATGGTTATATAGAAGTTGAAAAAGAAGTGTTTAATACACTTGAAAACCCACCAGTTTCTAGACCATGGTTACAAGACTTCACAGCAAGTTACTTAGGTGCTGGAAACTTTATACAATATAATAAAGAAGAAGTAGAAGCTCAAGTAAAAGCATTAAACGATCACGGTGTGAATGAGTTTCTATTGTGGGATGCGACTAATAAATATAGTCGTGGAGTAAATTTTAAATAGTTAAAGACGCTTGAGAAATGAGCTGCACCCCTAAAGTTGGACATGAAAATCCAACTTTAGGGGTGTTTTTGTATGAAGTATAAAAAGCATAGCTTTGAATTTAAGGTAAAAGTAGTTAATGAATATTTAAATGGAGCAGGAGGATATAAATTTTTAGGTGAAAAGCATAATGTGGCTAGATCGCTTGTTGAAAATTGGGTAAAACAATATAACACATATGGCTATCAGGGCCTCACTAAATCTCTAAGTAATACTCAATATACTAGTGAATTTAAGCGAGCTGTTTTAAAATATAGAGAAGAAAATCAATTATCCTATAGAGAAACAGCGGAATACTTTGGTATCAAGCATTTTTCAACAATCACTAACTGGCATCGCAAGATCCAAGAAGGTGGTCCAGCTGCTCTAGAGGGCAAACAAGGGAGACCAATAAAACATATGTCTAAGAAAGAAAATAACCAAAAACAAGTATCGAAGAGTGAACCTTTGAATGAAACAGAACGCGAAGAGTTAGAACGTCTAAGAGAAGAACTCAGAATGAAAGAACTGGAAAATATCATTCTAAAAAAGTTAAACGCCTTACCGACAGATCCAACAGACAAAAAACGAAAGTAGCGCTTGAGGTAAGGCAAGAAACGACTTATACACTAAAAGAGATTTTAACAGTGTTGAAGCTACCAAAGTCTGTATATTACTACTGGATAAAACATATGGATGATCAGAAACAAAAAGATCGATGGCTAGTAGAAAAAATTAGAAAGATAGTCTCAAGACATAAAGGTAGATATGGTTACAGAAGAATCAAAGCGATACTCGAAAACAGAGAACAAATTGTGGTGAATCATAAGCGCTTGTTACGCATTATGAAGACCTATAATTTACTATGTCAAAAATTCAAAAACAAATCGAGGACGCGTTACAGTTCATATAAAGGACAAGTTGGAACAGTCGCTCCAAATAAGGTAAAGCGTAACTTTAAGCCGAAAACATTTAATCAACTATGGGTGACAGATGTCACAGAGTTTGCGTTACCTATCAAAGGCAAGAAATTATATCTATCAACAATTATGGATTGTTATAACTCTGAAGTGATTGCTTATCAATTAAGTCGTTCACCAAACCTAGCAATCGCTCTAAATCCTTTAAATAAAGCACTTGAGGAACACCATCACAATCTAAACCAATTAGTTGTTCACTCGGATCAAGGATTTCATTATCAGCATAGTAGTTGGGGAAATACCATAACAGAATTTGGTGCAACAATGAGTATGTCACGTAAAGGAAACTGTTTAGATAATTCACCGATGGAGAACTTCTTTGGCTTATTAAAGCAGGAAATGTTTTAAGGAGAAGTCTTCAAAACATATGAAGCATTAGAAATCGCAGTACATGAATATATTAGATACTATAATAAAGATAGAATTAAGCTAAAATTAAAAGGCATGTCTCCTGAAGAATTCAGGAAACATACCTTACAATCTGCTTAATTCCCAAAGTCCAACTTTTGGGTAGCACATCAAAATTTCTCAAGCGTCTTTTGTTTTGTTTATTTATTTTTTAATAGCTCTTCTTTACGTTTTCTTTCCTTTTCGTAATGTGCTTCTGCTAAAATATCGATTTCTTTTTTCAGTTCATCGACCATCGTTTCTTCAGGTACTTTTCTGACAGTTTTACCATGCATAAATAGTAAACCTTCACCACGAGCACCTGCAATTCCGATGTCTGCTTCACGCGCTTCTCCTGGACCGTTTACTGCACATCCAAGCACAGCAACTTTAATTGGTGCATTGATATTTTGAATGTATTCTTCAACTTCGTTTGCGATTGCAATTAAATCGATTTCGATACGTCCACATGTTGGGCAAGCAATGAGTGTGGCAGCGTTTGAGGCAAGTCCAAATGTTTTTAATAGTTCTTTTTGAACTTTTACTTCTTCAACTGGATCTGCAGATAGTGAAATTCTCATTGTGTTACCGATACCTTTATCGATTAATACACCGAGTCCTGCAGCACTTTTAACTGTCCCAGCAAATAGGGTACCACTTTCAGTAATACCGATGTGTAGTGGGTAGTCAAATGCTTTAGAAGCTTTTTCGTATGCTTCAATCGCAAGGTGTACGTCTGAAGCTTTCATAGATACGATAATATCGTGGAAATCTAGATCTTCTAAGATTTTAATATGATGTAATGCACTCTCTAACATACCATCCGCAGTTGGATATCCATATTTTTCAATAATATGACGTTCTAAACTTCCTGCGTTTACTCCGATACGAATTGGAATTCCTTTTTCTTTACATGCGTTAACGACCGCTTCAACACGCTCACGTTTACCGATGTTACCAGGGTTAATACGGATTTTATCCGCACCACCTTCAATTGCGAGTAATGCAAGTCTATAGTCGAAGTGAATATCGACGACTAATGGAATGTTAATTTGTTTTTTAATTTCTTTAATTGCGAGTGCGTCTTCTTCACGAGGACAAGCCACTCGAACGATTTGACAACCCGCTTCTTCTAAACGCTTAATTTCAGCAACTGTCGCTTCAACGTCGTGCGTTTTAGTCGTTGTCATACTTTGAATGATGATCTCATCAGAGCCACCAATCACTAAATCGCCAACTCGAACAGGACGAGTGTTTTTACGATGTGTAATTTCTGACATTTAATATATCTCCTTGAAACAATAATATTATTTTTTCGTAATTTTAATTATACAATAAATTGCCGTCGATGTAATGGTCAACGGTCTATATTGATGGTTTTCTCTTTTTCTTAAGTTCAGGTAACTTCTTATAATAATAAGTTAAAAAGATAATGACGAATACGTAAACCCACCAAAACTCTCTATGTGTCACAAACTCAATCACTGCAAATATTACCGAAGGGATAACAAAAGAATATGAAATGATCTTAAACCAGTTCATATAATCAGTACGCTTATTTTTAATTTCAGCAACTTTATTTAATATAAATGAGAGTAATAACAATATTGTAAATACAAATGCTGACATGACGATAATTTGGATGATTGAATAAACGACGAAAAAGAATGTGGCACTATTTTTATGCGTATCAATATAATTTTTAAGTTCTTGATCATTTTTAAATTTATCAAAACTTGAATATGATAAATAGTCTTCAGTCATATTTTGAATTTCTATTCCTTGCTTTTGAAAAGATATAAACGCATCTTTCGTATTTACTTCATCGTTTGTAAAAATAATTTTACCTTTTGATGAGTCGAGTGTTGCTTCACCACCGGAATATTCATAATTGACAATTTCAAATTTTGGAATGTCATCTTTTACTTCATCTAAAGTTGATGCAAATTGATTTGTGTTAACGAAAGATAACATATTTGGAATAGATAATAATATTCCTATAATTAAAATGTTTAATAGTAAGTACTTAAAGGGTACTGTTCTAAATAGAGGATACTTTTCAAACTTTACTAAACGTTTGAAATAAGTAAAATAATTCATACTCACACATCCATTTATGTTAATAGTCAGACGTTAGTCTGATTTAGTGTCTACATGACGTATATACCTTTTATTGTAGCACTTAATTTGATATATTTGGATTGTAAACATCATTAGGAGGAGATTTTAGTTATGGCATTTGAATTACCAGAGTTAGAATATGCATATGATGCATTAGAACCAACAATCGACAAGGAAACAATGGAGATTCACCATTCTAAACACCACAACACTTATGTTACAAACTTAAACAAAGCAGTTGAAGGTACTGATTTAGAAGGTAAGTCCCTTGAAGAGTTAGTAAAAGAAGTTGACTCATTACCTGAAGATGTGAAAACTGCTGTAAGAAACAACGGTGGCGGACACTATAACCACTCATTATTCTGGCAACTATTAACTCCAGAACAAAAAGATATTCCTGCTGAACTTAAAGAAGCAATCGAAGAAAAATTCGGTTCTGTAGATTCATTCAAAGAAAAATTTGAAGCTGCAGCTGCAGGTCGTTTTGGATCTGGTTGGGCATGGTTAGTTGTAGGAAATGATGGTTTAGAAATTACATCAACTCCTAACCAAGATAACCCACTAAGTGAAGGTAAAACACCTGTATTTGGTGTAGACGTTTGGGAACATGCGTACTACCTTAAATACCAAAACAGACGTCCAGAGTACTTAGGTGCTATTTGGAATGTTGTTAACTGGGAAAAAGTAAACGAATTATACCAAGAAGCTAAATAATTTATTTAAATAAAAGCTGTGAGTATTTGAATTACTTCCCTAAATTTGGACATTAACATCCAAGTTTAGGGGAGTTTTTTTATAATAAATAAAATAATCGTTTTTAATTGTATTTTATATTATAGTTCATTTAGTCAGTATAATAATCTATATAAATATATTATTGTTGTATAGGTTTAATGAACTTTATGTATTGAGTTTCTACTATATATTTAGTAAACGATTTATATTTTGAATTCAAAATTTAGTATGTACCAATTTATTTTCAGTAACGTCAATATTATTTTATTTAAAAATATGATTTTTAGGAGAATATTTTATGAATTACACTATAAATTCACCTTTAATACCATTATTTTTTAAACAAAGTATTTCATATAATATGGAAGAAAAAATTGGATATATAACAGCTACAAATATAACAAGACAATTACTTGGAGAAATGTCCTATAGAGTAAAAATATTTAATACTGAAGTAAGTATTATTGAACAAAAAAAAAGAGGAGAATAAGCGTAATTGGAATATATATATATTAACCGAAGAAAATAAAAGAAAGATAGGAAAGTTAATTTTAAATTCTAATACTACTCAAACTTTGAAATATGCAGAAACTCACTATGTATTTATGCATGAAAATTCCATATATAAAATTAAAAAACCATATATGCAATCAAAAAAACCATTCAGTATGATTGATGATAATAAAAAAGAAATCGCTATACATGAAGGAACAGACTATTTATCTACAAAAAGAAAAATAAAAATTTTGAATAGCGATGGGGATTCATTCGATGCTTCAATAATATTAGTTATGTCAGTAATAAAATATATATCTTAAATGCAAAATGTATATCACTTAAAAATTTAGGTGATATAAATATATCAGTATAAAATTGAGTGCTATGTTCTTATTAAGAGCATAGTACTTCTTTATTTATGGTTGTGCGTGATCTTATTTTCAATAAAGTCACGCACATTTATTTTATAAGTCCATGGAAGATACGATAGAAGGGGTTCTTTGATTCGTTCGTTTTCATTCATTCTAAATTTTAGTAATTTTATTAACGTTTATATAGTATGAACGAAATCGATTTTAATAATCTTTTAGGTAAATATTACTCCTAGATATTAGAAGAAAATTAAAGAATTAAAAGTATACGTTAAATCACTAGATGTAGAGTACGAATATGAAGAAACTAATCACAAGTAAATTTATCTGGATTATTTAAGTATAGAATTTAAATTTATTCATAATTGAAATGTCACATTAAATACTAATAAAATGCACAGTTTCTTTAAAATTTTGATTTAAACTAAATTATTAGAGAGGAATTTTTATTAGCTAAAATCGATAATAAAAACCAACTATGTATGAGGTGCAAGATGAAAGTAATAACGACTGGAGGTATAAGAGTATGAAAAAACAAGGAAGATTCTAAGATTAAATATTTATTGTCATTATTTTGATGGCTTGACTCAGATTATTATCTAGCTACAGCCAGACTTTAGAGGTTTTTAAGGGTTATAATTAAAATAAATCATTGTTAAAACTATATTAAGGAGGAATTTTGATGAAAAAATATTTAATGCCAACATTATTGGGTTTAATATTTATTTTAGCAGGTTGTGGCAATGACTCAGTATCAAATGAATCAAATATTAAAGAAATGGTGTCAGAATTAAGTGCCAGTAAAATTGTAGAATCAGCCTCTATTAATGATCAAACACTTATTGTCCAGGATGATGGAGAAGAAAATGTCTACGCTTTGCCAGACGATGAGTTTTTTGTATCCATTGCACCATACATCTCATATACACATCCCTTTGAATTTCATAGCTTAACAGGTTGTCAAGGAGAGTTGATGAATGAGGAAATGGATGTAAAAATTACAGATGAAGATGGAGAAGTTTACGTTAATGAAAAGCTGACTACACTTGAGAATGGTTTCTTGGATTTTTGGCTGCCAAGAGATAAAAATTACTCTTTAGAAATTAATTACGATGGAAAAACAGTTGAGTCCGATTTTTCAACTTTTGAGAATGACAGTACCTGTTTGACAGATTTACAGCTTAAATAATTTTTTAAATGCAGATTCCACAATGCTGTCTAGTGTTGTGAGATCTGCATTTTAATTCAATATTAAATATCAGAGCAATAGTTAATTTATCCTTACTTAGTTTTTAAATACATGTAGTGGATAGTTTCTGCACATATATTTTTTATAATAGACTTAGTAAATTAACAGCTTGAAAAATAACGATTACATTTGTAGTCATATTATAATGTAGGAGGAGAAAAATGAATAAAGAAGATAATTATAATCATGCTGAACATGAAGAAAGTCATCATAACCATGAGAAGAGCCACGAATCCCATAATCATAGCGGACACGATCATGCGCATATGGTGACAGAGTTTCGTAATAAATTCTTCATTATCCTGATATTCACAATTCCAATTGTACTTCTATCTCCGATGATTCAAAATTTCATAGGTGTGGATTGGAAATTTAATGGAGATAGTTATATTGTGGCAGCGTTGGCCACTTTCGTTTATTTCTACGGGGGATGGCCATTCATTAAGGGCGCTTACGATGAATTGAAAAACAAAGAACCAGGCATGATGACATTAATAGCAATGGCGATTTCTGTCGCTTACTTCTATAGTATGGTAGTTGTTTTTGGATTCAATGGGGAAGAAATTTTCTGGGAGTTGGCAACTCTTGTATTAATCATGCTTCTCGGACATTGGATTGAAATGCGATCTATTAACAATGCTTCCAAGGCCCTGGAATCCCTCGCATCATTAATGCCTAATACGGCAAACCGTATCACTGAAAATGGTGAAACAGAAGAAGTTCAGATTGATGATATTAAAGTGGGTGATTTACTATTGGTAAAACCCGGAGAAAAAATGCCGCTGGATGGTAAAATCGTTAAAGGAAAGTCACAAGTTGATGAATCAATGTTAACGGGTGAATCTGTTCCAGTTGGAAAATCCATTGATGACGAGGTCATTGGTGGTTCAATAAACAGAGAAGGTTCTCTCACTATTGAAGTAGAGAAACTGATGAATGAATCTTATCTAACACAAGTTATAGATATGGTTAGAGAATCACAACGTACTAAATCGAAAGCTCAGGATGTAACTAATAAAGCAGCTAAATGGTTATTCTATATCGCTTTAGCTTCCGGAATTATCACCTTTATCGTTTGGATAAGTATTGGAGCAACTATAGATACTGCTATCATGAGATTGGTAACAGTTTTGGTTATTGCTTGTCCTCATGCTTTAGGTTTAGCAACACCGCTGGTTATTTCAGTATCTACATCACTTGCTGCAAAGCATGGTCTGTTGATTCGCCAACGTCCACAGTTTGAAAAGGCTCGTAAAATTAACGCTGTGATATTTGATAAAACCGGCACTTTGACTGAAGGTGAATTTGGGGTTACAGATATACAGACCTTCAATAATATAAACGAAAATACTCTTTTACGTTATGCGGCAACAGTGGAAAATGACTCAGAGCATCCTATTGCGAAAGGTATACTCAATGAAGCCAAGTTAAAAGAACTTGAATTGCTTGAAATGACAAATTTTAATTCAATTACCGGTGTAGGAATTGAAGGAGTGATTGATGATAAACAAGTCAAAGTAGTGAGCCCGGGATATGTACGTAAACAAAAAATTGATTTTGATGACCATAACTTCAATAAATGGTCAGAACAAGGTAAAACGGTTGTTTTTCTTCTGGTAGATGAAGAATTGACAGGTGCAATTGCGCTTGCTGATAAGATTAAAGAAAGTTCTAAGCAGACAATAGAACAGCTGCATAAGAGAAATATTAAAGCTATAATGTTGACTGGAGATAACCAAAAAGTCGCAAGTTATGTCGCAGAACAAATTGGGATTGATGAAGTCTATGCTGAAGTAATGCCCAATGAAAAAGCAGGTAAAGTGACAGAAATTCAAGAACGTGGTTTGGTTGTGGCAATGACAGGTGACGGAATCAATGACGCACCGGCATTGACTAAAGCAGATGTTGGTATCGCAGTGGGTGCGGGCACAGATATCGCGATGGATAGTGCAGATATCGTTCTCGTAGACAGTAATCCGAAAGATATTCTTGCAATATTCAGCCTGTCTAAAAGAACATATAATAAATTGGTACAGAATCTGATCTGGGCAACCGGATATAACGTGATTGCCCTCCCATTGGCAGCAGGAGTGCTGGCGCCTTGGGGGATAATACTCAGTCCGGCTGTAGGTGCGATTTTGATGAGTCTCAGTACAATCATCGTAGCAATCAATGCGCAGTTACTGCATAAATTTGAAGTAGAATAAAATAAATGCCGACAAATCCTTACTTAAGGATAGTCGGTATTTTAATTCTTTACTGTATGAAATATGAAAGACATCTTAAAAATACTTGAAAAAATTAGAGAACAAAATATGACCAAAGCAATTGATTAAAATATCATAGACTCCGAATGGGAAGTGATGCGGGTAGTTAACGGTAAAAAATTTTATTAATTTAGAGTATCATTTTTTATCTTATTGATTTTATATAATAATTATAAAAAAGAAGATAAGATAAAAACTCCGCAAATCTTAACTCAAGATTTGCCGGAGCTTTTCTTTGTAATCAAAAATCTCATGTTTTTGTACTATATTACTATTCACTAATTAATTTATTCTATAGGTGTCAACTCACTTTCCGTGACCCATTTATGATTGTGAACTTCTTCTTCAGTATCTGTTGTAACGAAATCCACCATATAGACAGTGGTCTTTTCAGCAGAATCAATCGTAGCCGTTGCACCTTCCATGCCTTCCATGTGTGATGCATTCATTACTGCTTCATCGCCTGGTTCTAATGGGGCTTCTCCCGGTTCTTCCAATTCTTCATGAATGACCCATTTATGATTTTCTACCAGTTCTTCGCCGTTCGTCGGTGTGTATGAGACAGTATAGACAGTGGTGTCAAAAGCACCGGAAATTGTTGCTTCAGCACCATCCATACCTTGCATGTGTTCTGCTTCAATAATCGCTTGACTTCCAACTGCATAAGTTGGATTTTCTGCTTCTTTCAAGTCTTCAGGTACTTCACCGGAACTGGACATCTCATCAGCTGAATGTTCCATATGACCTCCGGAATCTGATTCCATGTCCATTTCCTCCTCAGAGCTGGACTCTGTTTCAGTGCTTTGGCTTTCTTCATCTTCATTAGGCTGAGTTTCCCCATTACCACAGGCAGCCATTAAAAATACAGCGAATATGGAAAGAAGCCCTAATAATATTTTGTTTTTTACCATGTATATACCCTCCATTTTATTAGTTCTACTGAGAACTCTACCCATAACTTTTGCAGTTTATTTGCAGATTCAATGAAAAATAAATGTATTTAATCAAGAATAATATTACCGACTCGACATATTGGACTTCAATTTAAAGACTTATTAACTGTGGATGATATCTCAGCACTTTCTT encodes:
- the ispG gene encoding flavodoxin-dependent (E)-4-hydroxy-3-methylbut-2-enyl-diphosphate synthase — protein: MSEITHRKNTRPVRVGDLVIGGSDEIIIQSMTTTKTHDVEATVAEIKRLEEAGCQIVRVACPREEDALAIKEIKKQINIPLVVDIHFDYRLALLAIEGGADKIRINPGNIGKRERVEAVVNACKEKGIPIRIGVNAGSLERHIIEKYGYPTADGMLESALHHIKILEDLDFHDIIVSMKASDVHLAIEAYEKASKAFDYPLHIGITESGTLFAGTVKSAAGLGVLIDKGIGNTMRISLSADPVEEVKVQKELLKTFGLASNAATLIACPTCGRIEIDLIAIANEVEEYIQNINAPIKVAVLGCAVNGPGEAREADIGIAGARGEGLLFMHGKTVRKVPEETMVDELKKEIDILAEAHYEKERKRKEELLKNK
- a CDS encoding putative glycoside hydrolase; translated protein: MRNKWYFLIPLLCIFLASCSAEGTLNKETKNVTEYNQSLKDNIEEISQLENNISNKLKEVSSSEKEFQQKKHEGLELLKDQESKYEDIEKDFEDYEKSLEKLDKVNTEKLDEDNVNNFKQLHESLTDHVNLLKGYLKDVDHLNNKQKNMFNTLKEDEATFKEASLYIKENNDIISELNKNLSKLITSHNNLNKIIATKDESLKDNLEDMTNLTVENITMENSFPERLAFVPDINIPYPEDGVKGIYVSGYNAGGAQLDELIGFMNESGLNSVVIDVKGDYGDIMFDIDTGNELISNFTFNYYDAEAVLKKLEENNIYPIARIVTFKDTLLAEEKPEWSFKKSDGTLWKNGNGESFINPFLKEVWDYNLDVAVAAAKAGFKDIQFDYVRFPEGFETYSNELAFDSGSYDKNDRVSAILDFVNYAHEHLKQYNVDVSVDLFGYAAIEGEAPGIGQNFGQLAEAADVMSAMIYPSHWSEGYFDVLAPDTEPYKVIDGYIEVEKEVFNTLENPPVSRPWLQDFTASYLGAGNFIQYNKEEVEAQVKALNDHGVNEFLLWDATNKYSRGVNFK
- a CDS encoding superoxide dismutase, with the protein product MAFELPELEYAYDALEPTIDKETMEIHHSKHHNTYVTNLNKAVEGTDLEGKSLEELVKEVDSLPEDVKTAVRNNGGGHYNHSLFWQLLTPEQKDIPAELKEAIEEKFGSVDSFKEKFEAAAAGRFGSGWAWLVVGNDGLEITSTPNQDNPLSEGKTPVFGVDVWEHAYYLKYQNRRPEYLGAIWNVVNWEKVNELYQEAK
- a CDS encoding DUF1189 family protein yields the protein MNYFTYFKRLVKFEKYPLFRTVPFKYLLLNILIIGILLSIPNMLSFVNTNQFASTLDEVKDDIPKFEIVNYEYSGGEATLDSSKGKIIFTNDEVNTKDAFISFQKQGIEIQNMTEDYLSYSSFDKFKNDQELKNYIDTHKNSATFFFVVYSIIQIIVMSAFVFTILLLLSFILNKVAEIKNKRTDYMNWFKIISYSFVIPSVIFAVIEFVTHREFWWVYVFVIIFLTYYYKKLPELKKKRKPSI
- a CDS encoding copper-translocating P-type ATPase, which encodes MNKEDNYNHAEHEESHHNHEKSHESHNHSGHDHAHMVTEFRNKFFIILIFTIPIVLLSPMIQNFIGVDWKFNGDSYIVAALATFVYFYGGWPFIKGAYDELKNKEPGMMTLIAMAISVAYFYSMVVVFGFNGEEIFWELATLVLIMLLGHWIEMRSINNASKALESLASLMPNTANRITENGETEEVQIDDIKVGDLLLVKPGEKMPLDGKIVKGKSQVDESMLTGESVPVGKSIDDEVIGGSINREGSLTIEVEKLMNESYLTQVIDMVRESQRTKSKAQDVTNKAAKWLFYIALASGIITFIVWISIGATIDTAIMRLVTVLVIACPHALGLATPLVISVSTSLAAKHGLLIRQRPQFEKARKINAVIFDKTGTLTEGEFGVTDIQTFNNINENTLLRYAATVENDSEHPIAKGILNEAKLKELELLEMTNFNSITGVGIEGVIDDKQVKVVSPGYVRKQKIDFDDHNFNKWSEQGKTVVFLLVDEELTGAIALADKIKESSKQTIEQLHKRNIKAIMLTGDNQKVASYVAEQIGIDEVYAEVMPNEKAGKVTEIQERGLVVAMTGDGINDAPALTKADVGIAVGAGTDIAMDSADIVLVDSNPKDILAIFSLSKRTYNKLVQNLIWATGYNVIALPLAAGVLAPWGIILSPAVGAILMSLSTIIVAINAQLLHKFEVE
- a CDS encoding helix-turn-helix domain-containing protein, with the translated sequence MKYKKHSFEFKVKVVNEYLNGAGGYKFLGEKHNVARSLVENWVKQYNTYGYQGLTKSLSNTQYTSEFKRAVLKYREENQLSYRETAEYFGIKHFSTITNWHRKIQEGGPAALEGKQGRPIKHMSKKENNQKQVSKSEPLNETEREELERLREELRMKELENIILKKLNALPTDPTDKKRK
- a CDS encoding CueP family metal-binding protein; the protein is MKKYLMPTLLGLIFILAGCGNDSVSNESNIKEMVSELSASKIVESASINDQTLIVQDDGEENVYALPDDEFFVSIAPYISYTHPFEFHSLTGCQGELMNEEMDVKITDEDGEVYVNEKLTTLENGFLDFWLPRDKNYSLEINYDGKTVESDFSTFENDSTCLTDLQLK
- a CDS encoding YdhK family protein encodes the protein MVKNKILLGLLSIFAVFLMAACGNGETQPNEDEESQSTETESSSEEEMDMESDSGGHMEHSADEMSSSGEVPEDLKEAENPTYAVGSQAIIEAEHMQGMDGAEATISGAFDTTVYTVSYTPTNGEELVENHKWVIHEELEEPGEAPLEPGDEAVMNASHMEGMEGATATIDSAEKTTVYMVDFVTTDTEEEVHNHKWVTESELTPIE